A window of the Corynebacterium minutissimum genome harbors these coding sequences:
- the serS gene encoding serine--tRNA ligase, protein MIDLKFLRENPDVVRASQVNRGEDPELVDQLLAADEQRRAAIVKADQLRSEQNAFGKKIGQASPEERPALLEGSNELKEKVKAASEEAAAAEAKVEELQYQLSNVVEGAPAGGEDDFVLIEEVGDKPEFDFEPKDHLELGESLGLIDVKRGAKVGGARFYYLTGDGAFLQLGMLMLAAQKAREAGFTLMIPPVLVRPDVMQGTGFLGQHSDEVYYLQEDDLYLVGTSEVALAGYHKDEIIDLSNGPIQYAGWSSCFRREAGSHGKDTRGILRVHQFDKLEMFIYCKPEDAEEMHQKLLAMEKDMLAAMELPYRTIDIAGGDLGSSAARKFDNEAWVPTQGTYRELTSTSNCTTFQARRLSTRYRDENGKTQYAATLNGTLATTRWLVAILENHQQADGSVVVPEALRPFVGKDVLYPVNSQ, encoded by the coding sequence GTGATTGATCTCAAGTTTCTTCGCGAAAACCCCGATGTAGTCCGCGCTTCCCAGGTTAACCGTGGGGAGGATCCCGAGTTGGTGGACCAGCTGCTTGCCGCCGATGAGCAGCGCCGCGCGGCGATTGTGAAGGCGGACCAGCTGCGTTCTGAGCAGAACGCCTTTGGCAAGAAGATTGGCCAAGCCTCTCCGGAGGAGCGCCCGGCACTGCTGGAGGGCTCGAATGAGCTCAAGGAGAAGGTGAAGGCAGCGAGCGAGGAAGCGGCTGCCGCTGAGGCCAAGGTGGAGGAGCTGCAGTACCAGCTCTCCAACGTGGTCGAAGGCGCGCCGGCCGGTGGCGAAGATGACTTCGTGCTGATTGAGGAAGTGGGCGACAAGCCGGAGTTCGACTTTGAGCCGAAGGATCACTTGGAGTTGGGTGAGTCGCTGGGGCTTATCGACGTCAAACGGGGCGCCAAGGTTGGCGGTGCCCGCTTCTACTACCTCACTGGTGACGGCGCCTTCCTGCAGCTGGGCATGCTCATGTTGGCCGCGCAGAAGGCCCGTGAGGCTGGCTTTACCCTCATGATCCCGCCGGTGCTTGTGCGTCCGGACGTCATGCAGGGCACGGGTTTCTTGGGCCAGCACTCGGATGAGGTTTACTACCTCCAGGAAGATGACCTTTACCTCGTTGGTACCTCTGAGGTGGCTCTGGCCGGCTACCACAAGGACGAGATTATTGATCTCTCCAACGGCCCGATTCAGTACGCTGGCTGGTCCTCCTGCTTCCGCCGCGAGGCCGGTTCGCACGGCAAGGACACCCGCGGCATTCTGCGCGTGCACCAGTTCGACAAGCTGGAGATGTTCATCTACTGCAAGCCGGAAGACGCCGAAGAGATGCACCAGAAGCTGCTCGCGATGGAGAAGGACATGCTGGCCGCTATGGAGCTGCCGTACCGCACCATCGATATCGCCGGTGGTGACCTGGGATCCTCCGCTGCCCGCAAGTTCGACAACGAGGCATGGGTTCCCACCCAGGGCACCTACCGCGAGCTGACCTCGACCTCGAACTGCACGACCTTCCAGGCTCGCCGCCTCTCCACTCGCTACCGTGATGAGAACGGCAAGACGCAGTACGCCGCTACCCTCAACGGCACCCTCGCCACCACCCGCTGGCTCGTGGCCATCCTGGAAAACCACCAGCAGGCGGACGGTTCTGTCGTGGTTCCAGAAGCTCTTCGTCCTTTCGTGGGCAAGGATGTGCTTTACCCCGTAAACTCCCAGTAG
- a CDS encoding GntR family transcriptional regulator encodes MAPHIITDGPVPKHAQLRDILSELCRTTLKPGDILPGERILEETYGVSRITVRRAIGDLVAEGRLRRVRGKGTFVAPNPLVSRLHLASFSDEMGIQKVTASSKILLGERSTAPDEVCEFFNTAPTVAHTHLRRLRLGDGEPYSIDDGWYNSTFAPTLLENDIYKSVYAILGSTFDVPITEAEQTVTAVAAEEEIAALLDVSPGTPLLHITRFARSGDRPVEWCSSVYRTDRYRLTSRVARASQ; translated from the coding sequence ATGGCGCCTCACATCATCACCGACGGCCCCGTGCCCAAGCACGCGCAGCTGCGGGATATTCTCTCGGAGCTCTGCCGCACCACGCTCAAGCCGGGCGATATCCTGCCTGGCGAGCGCATTTTGGAAGAAACCTACGGCGTTTCCCGCATCACGGTTCGTCGCGCCATCGGGGATTTGGTGGCGGAGGGCCGCCTGCGTCGCGTGCGTGGCAAAGGCACGTTCGTGGCGCCGAACCCACTGGTGAGCCGCCTGCATCTCGCGTCATTCTCCGATGAGATGGGGATCCAGAAGGTCACGGCATCCTCCAAGATCCTGCTCGGTGAGCGCAGCACCGCGCCGGACGAGGTGTGCGAATTCTTTAATACCGCTCCCACCGTGGCCCATACCCACTTGCGCCGCCTGCGCTTGGGCGATGGCGAGCCCTATTCCATCGATGATGGCTGGTACAACTCCACCTTCGCGCCGACGCTGCTGGAAAATGACATTTACAAGTCCGTCTATGCCATTTTGGGCTCGACCTTCGACGTCCCCATTACAGAGGCCGAACAAACCGTGACGGCCGTAGCGGCAGAGGAAGAGATCGCCGCGCTTCTCGACGTCTCCCCAGGCACCCCCCTCCTCCACATCACCCGTTTCGCCCGCTCGGGGGACCGGCCGGTGGAATGGTGTTCCTCGGTCTACCGCACCGACCGCTACCGGCTGACCTCCCGCGTCGCCCGCGCTTCTCAGTAA
- a CDS encoding septum formation family protein — translation MSTTSAWRSASSIRVVLVAALAAAAFMAAYGVFSGDSSSSDTAAGESTAPSVDGSQAADPSAPDAAAASFTSASAGACVTWDIAPDGTATGFEQTSCDKPHRFEISAREDLSAYPTSEFGRNAERPDITRQNALRDELCEAPTVSYLDGKWDPHGRYDIASILPPAASWEKGDRTLLCGLQTTDAAGVPQESTGKVAEVDQAVVAKPGECRKVDESQVVSTVPCTEPHQMETVSVINLAERFPDGYPSDEELDKHLSETCTQDAMDYLGGEENLYQSTLQPFWDALSRESWEGGSRSVNCSLIHVNRGFFSTVTGSAKDGRDGLMIDGAPPTEQPKRNPLRDPNEQGGGDTPAAPTEDPAAAPAQ, via the coding sequence ATGAGCACTACTTCTGCCTGGCGCTCCGCCTCCTCCATCCGCGTCGTCCTCGTTGCCGCCTTGGCCGCGGCCGCCTTCATGGCTGCCTACGGTGTGTTCAGCGGCGATTCTTCCAGCAGCGACACGGCCGCGGGCGAGTCCACCGCTCCCAGCGTCGACGGTAGCCAAGCCGCCGACCCCTCTGCCCCGGACGCAGCGGCAGCATCCTTCACCTCCGCCTCCGCGGGGGCATGCGTGACGTGGGATATTGCTCCGGATGGCACCGCCACCGGCTTCGAGCAGACCAGCTGCGACAAGCCGCACCGCTTTGAAATCTCCGCGCGCGAGGACTTGAGTGCCTACCCCACCAGTGAGTTCGGCCGCAATGCCGAGCGCCCGGACATTACCCGCCAGAATGCGCTGCGCGATGAGCTCTGCGAGGCACCAACGGTGAGCTACCTCGACGGCAAGTGGGATCCCCATGGTCGCTATGACATCGCCTCCATCCTGCCGCCGGCGGCCTCGTGGGAGAAGGGTGACCGCACCCTGCTGTGCGGCCTACAGACCACAGACGCTGCGGGTGTCCCGCAAGAGTCCACGGGAAAGGTCGCGGAGGTGGACCAGGCGGTCGTCGCCAAGCCAGGCGAATGCCGCAAGGTCGATGAATCACAGGTGGTCAGCACCGTGCCGTGTACCGAGCCGCACCAGATGGAGACCGTCTCCGTCATTAACCTGGCGGAGCGTTTCCCCGACGGCTACCCCAGCGATGAGGAACTGGACAAGCACTTATCGGAGACCTGTACCCAGGACGCCATGGATTACCTGGGCGGTGAAGAAAATCTTTACCAGTCCACGCTGCAGCCCTTCTGGGATGCCCTATCCCGCGAATCGTGGGAAGGCGGTTCACGTTCGGTGAACTGCTCCTTGATCCACGTCAACCGTGGTTTCTTCTCCACCGTGACGGGCTCGGCCAAGGACGGGCGTGACGGCCTGATGATTGATGGCGCCCCGCCCACCGAGCAGCCCAAGCGCAATCCCCTGCGCGATCCAAATGAGCAAGGCGGTGGCGATACCCCCGCGGCTCCTACCGAAGACCCGGCTGCCGCACCGGCCCAGTAG
- a CDS encoding metallopeptidase family protein, whose amino-acid sequence MYEVSEERFEELVGEALDKIPDRFVEQMRNVVILVEDENPENPHLLGLYEGVMLTERTASHTGYLPDAISIYRKPLQSICNSEEELAHEVMVTVFHEVGHYFGFEEDRLHELGWG is encoded by the coding sequence ATGTATGAGGTCAGCGAGGAGCGCTTTGAAGAACTCGTCGGCGAGGCCCTGGACAAAATTCCGGACAGGTTCGTGGAGCAGATGCGCAACGTCGTCATCCTCGTCGAGGACGAGAACCCAGAGAATCCCCATCTGCTGGGCCTCTACGAGGGAGTCATGCTGACGGAACGCACCGCCTCACACACCGGCTACCTGCCGGATGCTATCTCCATTTACCGCAAGCCGCTGCAGTCCATCTGCAACTCAGAGGAAGAGCTAGCCCATGAGGTCATGGTGACCGTCTTCCACGAGGTGGGGCACTACTTTGGCTTCGAGGAGGACCGCCTCCACGAGCTGGGCTGGGGGTAG
- a CDS encoding histidine phosphatase family protein, with protein sequence MTGRIILLRHGQTFSNIDRIMDTRPPGAELTERGRGQAEDVGRELAELCEGRRVRFVCSIALRAQQTAMLASKAYAEAADERNVPVEVRVGLHEVYAGEHEMSGSEDTHREYMVALRGWVDGDPEARMPGGESYTDVLERYQPVLEDIAATLGDDEDVIVVSHGAAIRVVTTHACGVDPDFAYTGYMPNCRFTLMEPHGQSFGQWTLKRWADTDV encoded by the coding sequence ATGACCGGAAGAATCATTCTCCTGCGCCACGGCCAGACCTTTTCCAACATTGACCGCATCATGGATACCCGCCCGCCGGGAGCCGAGCTGACCGAGCGCGGCCGCGGCCAAGCGGAGGACGTGGGCCGGGAGTTGGCCGAGCTGTGTGAAGGCCGCCGCGTGCGCTTCGTCTGCTCCATTGCGCTGCGAGCCCAGCAGACGGCGATGCTGGCGTCCAAGGCGTATGCCGAGGCTGCCGATGAACGCAACGTCCCCGTCGAGGTCCGCGTGGGGCTGCACGAGGTCTACGCCGGCGAGCACGAGATGAGCGGCAGCGAGGATACCCACCGCGAATACATGGTGGCCCTGCGCGGCTGGGTCGATGGTGATCCGGAAGCCCGCATGCCGGGCGGCGAAAGTTACACCGACGTGCTCGAGCGCTACCAACCGGTGCTAGAGGATATTGCCGCGACGCTTGGCGACGACGAAGATGTCATCGTCGTCAGCCACGGCGCGGCAATCCGTGTGGTCACGACCCATGCCTGCGGCGTGGACCCGGATTTTGCCTACACCGGCTATATGCCCAACTGCCGCTTTACCCTCATGGAGCCACACGGCCAGTCCTTCGGCCAGTGGACCCTAAAACGCTGGGCCGATACCGACGTCTAA
- the pheA gene encoding prephenate dehydratase has product MSTTIAFLGPAGTFTEAAMQRFAADLGEITPLPVSSPKEALAAVRSGDADYACVAIENSVDGPVTATFDALADGSPVQIYREVDLPVSFSILTQGKSAQQITTFSTHPVAYQQVRGWLEENLPGVEYVPAASNGAAAQAVARGEVDAAAAPARAGEIFELGALADNIADVEGATTRFVLVGPAGQPTARTGHDRTSVIFTLPNEPGSLVGALQEFAHRGVDLTRIESRPLRTVFGNYRFHADLIGHIDDQPVAEALRALWLRAEEVVFVGSWPSAAATPRAQLDLARLNQADEWVAKARTGQ; this is encoded by the coding sequence ATGAGCACCACCATCGCATTCTTGGGGCCCGCCGGAACGTTTACAGAGGCGGCAATGCAACGTTTCGCCGCAGATCTGGGCGAGATTACGCCTCTTCCTGTTAGTTCCCCGAAGGAAGCGCTGGCCGCGGTGCGTTCAGGCGACGCCGATTATGCCTGCGTGGCCATTGAAAACTCCGTGGACGGACCAGTCACGGCCACGTTCGATGCGCTGGCTGATGGTTCCCCGGTCCAGATTTATCGCGAAGTGGATCTCCCGGTGTCCTTCTCCATCTTGACCCAGGGCAAGAGCGCGCAGCAGATTACCACCTTCTCGACTCATCCGGTGGCCTACCAGCAAGTTCGCGGCTGGCTGGAGGAGAACTTGCCGGGCGTGGAGTACGTCCCGGCGGCGTCGAATGGCGCAGCCGCCCAGGCTGTGGCGCGCGGCGAGGTGGATGCAGCAGCCGCCCCTGCCCGCGCCGGGGAGATCTTTGAGCTGGGCGCACTAGCGGACAACATCGCCGACGTTGAGGGCGCCACCACTCGTTTCGTCCTAGTAGGCCCCGCCGGCCAACCCACCGCGCGCACTGGCCACGACCGCACGTCCGTCATCTTTACCCTGCCCAACGAACCCGGCTCACTCGTGGGCGCCCTGCAGGAGTTTGCGCACCGCGGCGTGGACCTCACCCGCATCGAGTCCCGTCCGCTGCGTACTGTCTTTGGCAACTACCGTTTCCACGCGGATCTCATCGGGCACATCGATGATCAACCCGTGGCCGAGGCCCTGCGGGCGCTGTGGCTGCGCGCAGAAGAGGTGGTCTTCGTAGGCTCGTGGCCCTCCGCTGCGGCAACACCGAGGGCCCAGCTGGATCTGGCTCGGTTGAACCAGGCTGATGAATGGGTAGCGAAGGCGCGCACCGGGCAATAA
- a CDS encoding amidase, giving the protein MDVSEFTLEKLREDLAGLSPEEHGFTHIDLDRRPQRHGRLSGWILSAKDLNDVAGMPTTHGHAERTYLAEETDPFLQELIDAGAVIIGKSAAPELGLRVDTEPVGLPHPDNPLYPGHTPGGSSGGAAVQVARGLLRAALASDGGGSIRVPAAACGVVGFKPAGEDLSVPGFITRSVADSATLHGLTPRTPRARVGVLTDPLFAEVEVAPHMLRAVSEATARLEGAGFETVAISPYPQAAATFEAFHHIFTHRLADLEFAEGYAEWIRTQGRRVTEMELLLARGHAIVLPGVLRKFWQVDAVLSPTLAFDPPRRGHFLDRDHQENFDEQTRWSPWGSLFNVAKLPAISVPWPVPNHPPVGVHLGGITLDDASLLGLAQVLHS; this is encoded by the coding sequence ATGGACGTTAGCGAGTTCACCCTGGAGAAGCTGCGCGAGGATCTTGCGGGGCTAAGCCCCGAGGAGCACGGTTTCACTCACATCGATCTGGACCGCCGGCCGCAGCGCCATGGGCGCTTGAGCGGGTGGATTCTCTCTGCCAAGGATCTCAATGATGTCGCTGGAATGCCCACTACCCACGGCCACGCTGAGCGCACCTACCTCGCCGAGGAGACAGATCCCTTCCTGCAGGAGCTCATCGACGCCGGCGCAGTCATCATTGGCAAATCCGCCGCCCCCGAGCTGGGCCTGCGCGTCGATACGGAACCCGTGGGCCTTCCTCATCCGGATAATCCGCTCTACCCCGGACATACGCCCGGCGGTTCCTCCGGTGGTGCAGCCGTGCAGGTGGCGCGGGGTTTGCTGCGCGCGGCTCTTGCCTCCGATGGCGGTGGTTCTATCCGCGTTCCGGCTGCCGCCTGCGGCGTCGTGGGCTTCAAACCTGCGGGCGAGGACCTCTCCGTGCCTGGTTTTATTACCCGCTCCGTGGCTGATAGCGCTACCCTCCATGGGCTAACTCCGCGCACACCGCGCGCCCGCGTCGGAGTGCTCACTGATCCTCTTTTCGCTGAGGTAGAGGTGGCTCCGCACATGCTCCGCGCCGTTAGCGAAGCCACTGCCCGGTTGGAGGGCGCCGGTTTCGAGACCGTCGCCATCTCGCCTTACCCGCAGGCGGCTGCAACGTTTGAGGCCTTCCATCACATCTTTACCCACCGTCTGGCGGATCTGGAGTTCGCTGAAGGCTACGCCGAGTGGATTCGCACCCAGGGCCGCCGTGTCACGGAGATGGAACTCTTGCTCGCGCGTGGTCACGCCATCGTTCTGCCTGGCGTTCTCCGGAAGTTCTGGCAGGTAGATGCCGTCCTCTCCCCCACGTTGGCCTTCGATCCGCCGCGTCGTGGGCACTTCCTTGACCGCGACCATCAGGAGAATTTCGACGAGCAAACCCGCTGGTCGCCCTGGGGATCACTGTTTAATGTGGCCAAGCTTCCGGCGATCTCCGTGCCGTGGCCGGTGCCCAACCACCCGCCAGTCGGCGTTCACCTAGGCGGCATCACGCTGGACGACGCCTCCCTTCTCGGCCTGGCCCAGGTGCTCCACTCATGA
- a CDS encoding CPBP family intramembrane glutamic endopeptidase — protein MTRSRLRAEILIVLTITFGISGVRAVLRLTDSLLNPAPLNEQSVTINSSQSTTTLLDLAFQLCSTAILVAWGALVLYLLAWPPRPRWRDGLHGAALAAVIGLPGLLLYYAALHWGWTKEVIPGAFDTWIEIPVLLLKSFANAWAEELVVVYWLMSRLKQCGWALPASLAATSLLRGSYHLYQGVSAGFGNIIMGLLYGWYFHRTGRVWPLVIAHFLIDAVAFVGYAALFGA, from the coding sequence ATGACGCGCTCTCGCCTCCGGGCGGAAATTCTCATCGTTCTCACCATCACGTTTGGTATCTCCGGGGTACGCGCCGTCCTTCGGCTCACGGATTCCCTCCTCAACCCTGCCCCGCTCAACGAGCAATCCGTCACCATCAACTCCTCGCAGTCCACAACGACTCTGCTTGACCTCGCCTTCCAGCTATGCAGCACCGCCATCTTGGTGGCGTGGGGCGCGCTCGTGCTCTACCTCCTTGCCTGGCCGCCGCGGCCCCGTTGGCGCGATGGCCTCCATGGCGCGGCATTAGCCGCTGTCATTGGCCTGCCGGGGCTGCTGCTTTACTACGCGGCATTGCACTGGGGCTGGACCAAAGAGGTCATTCCGGGGGCTTTTGATACCTGGATTGAAATCCCCGTCTTGCTGCTCAAGTCCTTCGCCAACGCCTGGGCGGAGGAGCTCGTCGTGGTCTATTGGCTTATGAGCAGGCTCAAGCAGTGCGGCTGGGCTCTTCCTGCCTCGTTGGCGGCGACGTCCCTCCTGCGCGGCTCCTATCACCTCTATCAAGGAGTCTCGGCGGGGTTTGGCAATATCATCATGGGGCTACTCTATGGCTGGTATTTTCACCGCACTGGACGGGTATGGCCGCTGGTCATCGCGCACTTTCTTATCGACGCCGTCGCGTTCGTCGGTTACGCCGCCCTCTTTGGCGCTTAA